A single region of the Gephyromycinifex aptenodytis genome encodes:
- a CDS encoding SDR family NAD(P)-dependent oxidoreductase gives MLHKLPCGHPDIETVKRAAATMRNRVRKARRAEARQQEREPLLEADRAVLASTATGSPDRIDDETRGIPLVSSVRGASAGELNFARGCYICHRPYTRVDAFYHWLCPECAADSHTRRDQHTDLRGKRALLTGGRAKIGMYIALRLLRDGADLSITTRFPRDAARRFAELADAQEWLDRLSIIGIDLRDPTQVVALAEEVAAAGPLDILINNAAQTVRRSPGSYSHLLEGEDLPLTGDALRPRMLTFERISDAHPAALVGTLRTNASHHLPDGTVGTEKTAATTQVARSAAAMTSLALSAGQASLDRHVDGTAIDAGGLLPDLQRTNSWTHTVEQVDPLELLEVQMCNSTAPFILISRLRPAMRAAVQAGARRAYVVNVSAMEGQFARRYKGAGHPHTNMAKAALNMLTRTSAGEMFQTDKILMTAVDTGWITDERPHVDKLRIAAEGWHAPLDLLDGAARVYDPIVRGEAGDDTHGVFLKDYRPYPW, from the coding sequence ATGCTGCACAAACTTCCCTGCGGGCACCCGGACATCGAGACCGTGAAGCGGGCTGCTGCGACGATGCGCAACCGCGTCCGCAAAGCGAGGCGCGCCGAAGCGCGCCAACAAGAGCGGGAGCCGCTACTTGAGGCCGACCGCGCCGTCCTCGCGAGCACGGCAACCGGCAGCCCCGATCGTATCGACGACGAAACCCGCGGAATCCCTCTCGTGAGCTCCGTGCGGGGCGCCAGCGCCGGCGAGCTCAACTTCGCCCGCGGTTGCTACATCTGCCACCGCCCCTACACGCGGGTCGACGCCTTCTACCACTGGCTCTGCCCCGAGTGCGCCGCCGACTCCCACACCCGCCGCGACCAGCACACCGACCTACGCGGCAAGCGCGCCCTGCTCACCGGCGGGCGCGCCAAGATCGGCATGTACATCGCACTGCGGCTCCTTCGCGACGGCGCCGACCTGAGCATCACGACGCGTTTTCCACGTGACGCTGCACGCCGCTTCGCCGAACTCGCCGACGCCCAAGAGTGGCTTGACCGGTTGAGCATCATCGGCATCGATCTGCGCGACCCCACCCAGGTCGTCGCCCTCGCCGAGGAAGTCGCCGCCGCCGGACCGCTCGACATCCTCATCAACAACGCGGCCCAGACGGTGCGCCGCTCCCCCGGCTCCTACTCCCACCTCCTCGAGGGCGAAGACCTCCCCCTCACCGGCGACGCCCTGCGTCCCCGCATGCTCACATTCGAGCGGATCAGCGACGCCCACCCGGCCGCCCTCGTCGGCACACTGCGCACCAACGCCTCCCATCACCTGCCCGACGGCACAGTGGGTACCGAAAAAACCGCAGCAACAACCCAGGTGGCGCGATCCGCCGCCGCGATGACCTCGCTCGCGCTGTCCGCCGGCCAGGCATCACTGGACCGGCATGTCGACGGCACGGCCATCGACGCCGGAGGCCTCCTGCCCGACCTGCAGCGCACCAACTCCTGGACCCACACCGTGGAACAGGTCGATCCGCTGGAGCTGCTCGAGGTGCAGATGTGCAACTCGACAGCGCCGTTCATCCTGATCAGCCGTCTGCGCCCGGCGATGCGGGCCGCCGTGCAGGCCGGAGCGCGACGCGCCTACGTCGTCAACGTCTCGGCGATGGAGGGCCAGTTCGCCCGACGCTACAAGGGCGCCGGGCACCCGCACACCAACATGGCCAAAGCCGCGCTCAACATGCTCACCCGCACCTCGGCTGGCGAGATGTTCCAAACCGACAAGATCCTCATGACCGCCGTCGACACCGGCTGGATCACCGACGAACGCCCCCACGTCGACAAGCTCCGGATCGCCGCCGAAGGCTGGCACGCCCCACTGGATCTGCTCGACGGAGCCGCCCGCGTGTACGACCCCATCGTCCGCGGCGAGGCAGGCGATGACACCCACGGCGTCTTCCTCAAGGACTACCGCCCCTACCCCTGGTGA
- the gltX gene encoding glutamate--tRNA ligase, producing MTASSSNLASTPRLRVAPSPTGDPHVGTAYMSLFNLAFARHEGGSFVLRIEDTDRARFRADSEEQIFATLRWLGLAWDEGPDVGGPYAPYRQSERLDTYRPYVEKLLADGHAYYCWCSAERLAQMRAEQQASKSSVTGYDRLCLGKTREERAELPGFTPTPVVRMRIPDDAPLVFDDLIRGETKAPPPDDQVIFKADGFPTYHLAVVVDDHEMGITHVVRGEEWISSTPKHLLLYRWLGLPEPRFAHMPLLRNTDKSKISKRKNPAARLTWFQQEGYLPEALVNFLALLAYPPITEEGPEGSVEREVFSFEEFAQHFDWSKVNPVGPIFDLGKLDWLNGLYIRELEVKELAARLLPFLVEAGVLPPRPSLGELGRLEEVTALIQPRLTHLTKAADQVRPYFVADDELVIDPDARAQLKENAAQVLDAAIQRLEALPDRQGDLVTGDGRGWEHENIQAQLRAALVDELGLKPKFAFAPLRTAISGARVSPPLFESMEILGRHSSLARLRALRASL from the coding sequence ATGACTGCTTCTTCTTCGAATCTCGCCTCGACGCCGCGATTGCGCGTCGCCCCTTCGCCCACCGGTGATCCGCACGTCGGCACGGCGTACATGTCGCTGTTCAACCTTGCCTTCGCTCGCCATGAGGGCGGTTCCTTCGTGCTGCGCATCGAGGACACCGACCGGGCCCGGTTCCGGGCGGATTCCGAGGAGCAGATCTTCGCCACCCTGCGTTGGCTGGGATTGGCTTGGGACGAAGGCCCGGACGTCGGGGGACCATATGCGCCCTACCGCCAGTCCGAGCGCCTGGACACCTACCGCCCGTATGTGGAGAAGCTGCTGGCGGACGGGCACGCCTACTACTGCTGGTGTTCCGCCGAGCGGCTGGCGCAGATGCGCGCCGAGCAGCAGGCGAGCAAGAGCTCGGTCACTGGCTATGACCGACTGTGCCTGGGCAAGACGCGGGAGGAACGCGCCGAGCTGCCCGGCTTCACCCCGACCCCGGTGGTGCGGATGCGCATCCCGGACGATGCGCCGCTGGTTTTCGACGACCTCATCCGCGGCGAGACCAAGGCGCCACCGCCGGATGACCAGGTGATCTTCAAAGCGGACGGCTTTCCCACCTACCACCTGGCCGTCGTCGTCGACGACCACGAGATGGGCATCACCCACGTCGTGCGCGGGGAGGAGTGGATCTCCTCCACCCCCAAGCACCTGCTGCTCTACCGGTGGTTGGGCCTACCTGAGCCACGGTTCGCGCACATGCCGCTGCTGCGAAACACCGACAAGTCCAAGATCAGCAAACGCAAGAACCCCGCGGCGCGGCTGACCTGGTTCCAGCAGGAGGGCTACCTGCCTGAGGCGCTGGTGAACTTCCTGGCGCTGCTGGCCTACCCCCCGATCACCGAAGAGGGGCCGGAGGGCAGCGTGGAACGGGAGGTCTTCTCCTTCGAGGAGTTCGCCCAGCACTTCGACTGGAGCAAGGTCAACCCGGTCGGGCCGATCTTCGACCTCGGCAAGCTCGACTGGCTCAACGGCCTCTACATCCGGGAGCTGGAGGTCAAGGAACTGGCCGCGCGGCTGCTGCCCTTCCTCGTGGAGGCCGGCGTGCTGCCGCCGCGGCCATCGCTGGGGGAGTTGGGCCGACTGGAAGAAGTCACCGCCCTCATCCAGCCGCGTCTGACCCACCTGACCAAGGCCGCCGATCAGGTTCGCCCGTACTTCGTCGCCGACGACGAACTCGTCATCGACCCCGACGCCCGGGCCCAGCTGAAGGAGAACGCGGCGCAGGTGCTCGACGCGGCGATCCAGCGGCTGGAGGCGCTGCCGGATCGCCAGGGTGATCTGGTTACCGGAGATGGCCGAGGGTGGGAGCACGAGAACATCCAGGCCCAGTTGCGCGCGGCGCTGGTCGACGAACTGGGTTTGAAGCCGAAGTTCGCGTTCGCGCCGTTGCGCACTGCGATCTCCGGAGCGCGCGTCTCGCCGCCGCTGTTCGAGTCGATGGAGATCCTCGGTCGCCATTCCAGTCTGGCCCGGCTTCGGGCCCTGCGCGCAAGCCTGTGA
- a CDS encoding HAD family hydrolase, translated as MSWDQPVRGLLLDIDDTLVDTQAAMRSSCMRGAAAAWPKASPELHESISGIFYDDPGGYFDRYTLGEFPFAQMRAARYHEACRRLGIAEQGFETFEAAYREAFATCQHLFDDVPGMLAAAQAHGVAVAFVTNSGQEQTEIKMTAVGLRGPVVTTDTLGVGKPDPAIFTRAMELVGTPREQTLVVGDTLPTDVVGGRAAGLRVAWLQRTGVSQPRNAGWDTPLSELDDSGVRIIHGLGDLTDWFARD; from the coding sequence GTGAGCTGGGACCAGCCCGTCCGGGGCCTGCTGCTGGACATCGACGACACCCTGGTCGACACCCAGGCCGCCATGCGCAGCTCATGCATGCGCGGGGCTGCGGCTGCCTGGCCGAAGGCGTCACCGGAACTGCACGAGTCGATCTCGGGCATCTTCTACGACGACCCCGGCGGCTATTTCGACCGCTACACCCTCGGGGAGTTTCCGTTCGCTCAGATGCGGGCGGCCCGCTATCACGAGGCGTGCCGCAGGCTGGGGATCGCCGAGCAGGGTTTCGAGACGTTCGAGGCCGCCTATCGCGAGGCATTCGCAACGTGTCAGCACCTCTTCGACGACGTGCCCGGCATGCTCGCCGCTGCCCAGGCCCACGGGGTTGCGGTGGCGTTCGTCACCAACTCGGGGCAGGAGCAGACCGAGATCAAGATGACCGCGGTCGGTCTTCGCGGGCCGGTTGTCACCACAGACACTCTCGGGGTTGGCAAGCCTGACCCGGCGATCTTCACCCGCGCGATGGAACTCGTCGGTACGCCGCGCGAGCAGACACTCGTCGTCGGCGACACCCTGCCCACCGATGTCGTCGGTGGCCGCGCGGCCGGGCTGCGTGTCGCCTGGCTGCAACGCACCGGAGTCTCTCAACCGCGCAACGCCGGCTGGGACACCCCGCTGTCCGAACTGGATGACTCCGGGGTCCGTATCATCCACGGGCTGGGCGACCTCACCGACTGGTTCGCCCGCGACTGA
- a CDS encoding phospholipase D family protein, whose protein sequence is MNIEKWFLSNQERGNPWTRLAYRHGDQGWSSGNGARVHVHGADYFARLRELIEAQGEGDILLFTDWRGDPDEQMSDDGTTIVEVFTAAAARGVMVKGLFWRSHLDKLAYSETENRSLANAIRDAGGEVILDMRVLPFGSHHQKLVVLRHRDDPTRDAAFIGGIDLCHTRRDDALHRGDPQPVQMGEVWGQTPAWHDMMIEVHGPAVGDVEATFRERWDDPTPPVLDPISLAQARLKHDDEHADPMPPQQADPPRAGTANVQILRTYPARRPSFPFAPEGERSIARAYNKAVRRAESLIYIEDQYFWSGEVVSCFATALAQNPELRMIVVLSTYTMADTRAAKAGTMWSRVEALRDLYRAGGDRVGVYGLENHWGTPVYVHSKFCVVDDVWMTVGSDNVNRRSWTYDSEITCAVLDETRDEREPCTLRADGDQARSLPRETRLRLFREHLDRNDDAGLIDPATAFKAFRESAARLDAWHAAGRLGTRPPGRVRTYPLPEITPLEKAFGKVAYRFVEDPDGRPRRLRGTNRF, encoded by the coding sequence ATGAACATCGAGAAGTGGTTCCTGTCCAACCAGGAGCGCGGCAACCCCTGGACGCGGTTGGCCTACCGCCACGGCGACCAGGGATGGAGCAGCGGCAATGGAGCCCGCGTCCACGTTCACGGCGCCGACTACTTCGCCCGCCTCCGCGAACTCATCGAAGCCCAGGGCGAGGGCGACATCCTGCTGTTCACCGACTGGCGCGGCGACCCCGACGAGCAGATGAGCGATGACGGCACCACGATCGTCGAGGTCTTCACCGCCGCCGCCGCGCGGGGAGTCATGGTCAAGGGTCTGTTCTGGCGCTCCCACCTCGACAAGCTTGCCTACTCCGAGACAGAGAACCGCTCGCTGGCCAACGCCATCCGTGACGCCGGCGGGGAGGTCATCCTCGACATGCGGGTCCTACCGTTCGGCTCACACCACCAGAAGCTGGTCGTGCTGCGCCATCGCGATGACCCCACCCGCGATGCCGCGTTCATCGGCGGCATCGACCTGTGTCACACCCGCCGCGACGACGCGCTGCATCGCGGTGATCCGCAGCCGGTGCAGATGGGGGAGGTGTGGGGACAGACCCCCGCCTGGCACGACATGATGATCGAGGTCCACGGCCCGGCCGTCGGTGATGTCGAGGCGACGTTCCGCGAGCGGTGGGACGACCCGACTCCGCCGGTGCTCGACCCCATCTCACTGGCGCAGGCGAGGCTCAAGCACGACGACGAACACGCCGACCCGATGCCGCCGCAGCAGGCGGACCCGCCTCGGGCCGGTACGGCAAACGTGCAGATCCTGCGCACTTACCCGGCTCGGCGCCCGTCTTTTCCGTTTGCGCCCGAGGGTGAGCGCAGCATCGCCCGCGCCTACAACAAGGCCGTGCGACGGGCGGAGTCGCTGATCTACATCGAGGATCAATACTTCTGGAGCGGCGAGGTGGTTTCGTGCTTCGCTACCGCCTTGGCGCAGAACCCCGAGCTGCGCATGATCGTCGTCTTGTCGACCTACACGATGGCCGACACCCGAGCCGCGAAGGCTGGAACGATGTGGTCACGCGTTGAAGCGCTGCGCGATCTCTACCGGGCCGGCGGTGACCGGGTCGGCGTGTATGGTCTGGAGAATCACTGGGGCACACCGGTTTACGTTCATTCCAAGTTTTGTGTCGTCGACGACGTCTGGATGACGGTCGGCTCCGACAACGTCAACCGTCGCTCGTGGACCTACGACTCCGAGATCACCTGCGCCGTGCTGGACGAAACGAGGGACGAACGCGAACCGTGCACGCTGCGGGCCGATGGCGACCAGGCTCGGAGTCTGCCGCGTGAGACGCGCCTGCGCTTGTTCCGGGAGCATCTGGACCGGAACGACGATGCCGGTCTGATCGATCCCGCCACAGCGTTCAAGGCATTCCGGGAGAGCGCTGCGAGGCTCGACGCCTGGCATGCCGCGGGGCGGCTCGGCACCCGTCCGCCCGGTCGGGTGCGCACCTACCCGCTGCCCGAGATCACCCCGCTCGAGAAGGCCTTCGGCAAGGTCGCCTACCGCTTCGTGGAGGACCCCGACGGTCGGCCGCGACGACTGCGTGGAACCAATCGCTTCTGA
- a CDS encoding fumarylacetoacetate hydrolase family protein, with amino-acid sequence MRIARFTTGEEPRYGVVQGEGEEAWIAEVAGDPLYTPVSGTGTRVELADARLLAPVIPRSKIIGIGRNYADHAKEMGNDLPTQPLMFLIPNTAVVGPGDPVVMPDLTQEVSYEGELAVIIGRICKDVPEENALDVVFGYTCANDVTARDLQRGDDQWARAKGMDTFCPLGPWIETDLDVDDVRIVTRREGEVVQDGTTADMIFDVRQLIAACSRAFTLLPGDVILTGTPAGVGPVESGQRVTIEIEGIGELSNPFLRR; translated from the coding sequence ATGCGCATCGCACGGTTCACCACGGGCGAGGAGCCCCGCTACGGCGTCGTCCAGGGCGAGGGGGAAGAGGCGTGGATCGCCGAGGTCGCCGGCGACCCGCTGTACACCCCCGTCTCCGGGACCGGCACACGAGTAGAGCTTGCTGATGCCCGGCTGCTGGCCCCGGTCATCCCGCGCAGCAAGATCATCGGAATCGGCCGCAACTACGCCGACCACGCCAAGGAGATGGGCAACGATCTGCCCACGCAGCCGCTGATGTTCCTGATCCCGAACACTGCGGTGGTCGGCCCCGGCGACCCGGTGGTCATGCCCGACCTCACCCAGGAGGTCAGCTACGAAGGCGAACTGGCGGTCATCATCGGGCGCATCTGCAAGGACGTCCCCGAGGAGAACGCTCTGGACGTGGTTTTCGGCTACACCTGCGCCAATGATGTGACCGCTCGCGACCTGCAACGCGGCGACGATCAATGGGCGCGAGCCAAGGGGATGGACACGTTCTGTCCACTCGGCCCGTGGATCGAGACCGACCTGGACGTCGACGACGTGCGGATCGTGACTCGCCGTGAGGGCGAAGTGGTTCAGGACGGGACGACTGCAGACATGATCTTCGACGTGCGTCAGCTCATCGCCGCCTGTTCACGCGCCTTCACCCTGCTTCCCGGCGACGTCATCCTGACCGGCACCCCCGCCGGGGTCGGACCGGTCGAGTCCGGGCAGCGGGTCACCATCGAGATCGAAGGGATCGGGGAACTGTCCAACCCGTTCCTGCGACGCTGA
- a CDS encoding NAD-dependent protein deacetylase, translating to MSTPHPDLAELEVIADLVAGGRVAILTGAGMSTESGIPDYRGPDGQRRVEPMTYQQFTSGPESRRRYWSRAHVGWARFAASRPNAGHRVVAALQREGFVRGLVTQNVDGLHQEAGATDVLELHGTLSQVRCLTCEERIPREVMEAELARLNPGFADRVRTGEIRPDGDVSLDEADVSAFVLATCRRCGADTLKPHVVYFGENVPRDRVAAAYEIVDDSRLLLVLGSSLKVMSGYRFVRHSHKAGRPIAVITRGRTRGDTEATHRIDAGLGESLVTLAGMLGIDDDFGQVVDGEYATGLPLGLT from the coding sequence GTGAGCACTCCCCACCCCGACCTTGCCGAGCTCGAGGTGATCGCCGATCTCGTCGCCGGTGGTCGCGTCGCGATCCTCACCGGCGCGGGCATGAGTACCGAGTCGGGCATTCCCGATTACCGCGGCCCTGACGGGCAGCGGCGGGTCGAGCCGATGACCTACCAGCAGTTCACGTCCGGCCCCGAGTCGCGACGCCGGTATTGGTCGCGTGCGCATGTGGGCTGGGCCAGGTTTGCGGCCTCACGCCCCAACGCTGGTCACCGGGTGGTGGCCGCCTTGCAGCGTGAGGGTTTCGTGCGCGGCCTCGTCACGCAGAACGTCGACGGGCTCCATCAGGAGGCGGGAGCCACCGACGTGCTGGAGTTGCACGGCACGCTGAGCCAGGTGCGCTGCCTGACCTGTGAGGAGCGCATCCCCCGCGAGGTGATGGAAGCCGAGTTGGCGCGCCTCAACCCGGGATTCGCCGACCGGGTACGCACGGGCGAGATCCGACCTGACGGAGACGTGAGCTTGGACGAGGCCGACGTCAGCGCGTTCGTCCTGGCGACCTGTCGGCGCTGCGGCGCCGACACCCTCAAACCGCACGTCGTGTACTTCGGTGAGAACGTTCCCAGGGATCGGGTCGCTGCCGCCTACGAGATCGTGGACGACTCCCGACTCCTCCTTGTTCTCGGGTCGAGCCTGAAGGTGATGAGCGGCTACCGGTTCGTGCGCCACTCGCACAAAGCTGGTCGCCCCATCGCCGTCATCACCCGTGGCCGCACCCGCGGCGATACCGAGGCCACCCACCGCATCGACGCCGGACTCGGCGAATCACTGGTCACCCTCGCGGGCATGCTCGGCATCGACGACGACTTCGGGCAGGTCGTCGACGGCGAGTACGCCACCGGCCTCCCGCTCGGACTCACCTGA